The Spirosoma foliorum genome has a window encoding:
- the apaG gene encoding Co2+/Mg2+ efflux protein ApaG, giving the protein MVSSVTEGVKVSVKTEYQADYSSPLQAHYVFTYRITIENASEYTIQLLRRHWLIFDSNGTVREVEGEGVVGLQPVLEPGEVHEYVSGCNLRSSIGKMTGTYLVERMIDGKQLRIGIPEFTMVVPYKLN; this is encoded by the coding sequence ATGGTTTCGTCAGTCACAGAAGGCGTAAAAGTTAGCGTGAAGACTGAGTATCAAGCTGATTACTCTAGTCCGCTTCAGGCTCACTATGTATTTACTTATCGAATTACCATTGAGAATGCCAGCGAGTATACGATTCAGTTGCTCCGGCGTCATTGGTTAATTTTCGACTCAAACGGCACGGTTCGCGAAGTAGAAGGCGAAGGCGTTGTTGGTCTACAGCCTGTACTGGAGCCGGGTGAAGTTCACGAGTATGTATCGGGTTGTAACTTGCGGTCGAGCATTGGTAAAATGACGGGTACCTACCTCGTCGAACGAATGATCGATGGCAAACAACTGCGCATCGGCATTCCGGAATTCACTATGGTGGTGCCGTATAAACTTAATTAG
- the lepB gene encoding signal peptidase I has translation MSEVKTRAEEKPAKAKKSPIREWLDSVLFAVVAATLIRWLFMEAFTIPTPSMENSLMVGDFLFVSKLHYGTRTPRTPLQVPLTHQKIWGTDIPSYSTAIQLPSYRLPGFTHVKNGDVVVFNVPPKYLNDNIDYPVDLKTNYIKRCIGIPGDVLEVRQREVFVNGKPFPTPPRSEQKYFIKTTESLDANFFRKYDIVNDYRDPSQPTENWKPLEQYNDSTKTSVMVGYSINTTKEVIDKFKGFDWVKGIEPMSEKPGEMAPMIYGTPTFKWNHDNFGPITIPKKGVTIQINAQTIALYGPVIQLYEGNDKVEVEPASIKIDGKTITSYTFKQDYYFMMGDNRDNSLDSRFWGFVPEDHIVGKAVFVWMSLDPNPANIWNKIRWNRLFRTID, from the coding sequence GTGTCTGAAGTAAAAACCAGAGCCGAAGAAAAACCGGCTAAAGCTAAGAAATCACCCATTCGCGAGTGGTTAGATTCCGTCCTGTTTGCCGTTGTGGCTGCCACACTGATCCGATGGCTGTTTATGGAAGCGTTTACGATTCCAACGCCTTCTATGGAAAACAGCCTGATGGTTGGGGATTTTTTATTTGTTAGTAAGCTGCATTATGGCACTCGTACACCTCGTACGCCATTACAGGTGCCACTCACACACCAGAAAATTTGGGGAACTGATATTCCATCCTATAGCACCGCCATTCAACTGCCATCGTATCGACTGCCGGGCTTTACGCACGTCAAAAATGGCGATGTCGTTGTGTTTAACGTGCCGCCTAAATACCTCAACGATAACATTGACTATCCTGTTGATTTGAAAACCAATTACATCAAACGGTGTATCGGTATTCCGGGCGATGTGCTGGAAGTACGTCAGCGCGAAGTGTTCGTGAATGGAAAGCCATTCCCGACTCCGCCACGTTCAGAGCAGAAGTATTTCATCAAAACAACGGAATCGCTCGACGCGAATTTCTTCCGTAAGTACGATATCGTTAATGATTATCGTGATCCTAGCCAGCCAACCGAAAACTGGAAGCCACTGGAGCAGTATAATGATTCAACCAAGACTTCGGTTATGGTTGGTTATAGCATCAATACCACCAAAGAAGTTATTGATAAATTCAAAGGGTTTGATTGGGTAAAAGGCATCGAACCAATGTCTGAAAAGCCAGGTGAAATGGCTCCCATGATTTACGGTACGCCAACCTTCAAATGGAACCACGATAACTTTGGACCAATTACGATTCCGAAAAAAGGCGTAACGATCCAGATCAATGCCCAGACGATTGCGCTTTACGGACCCGTCATTCAACTGTATGAAGGCAACGACAAGGTTGAAGTAGAACCCGCAAGTATAAAAATTGACGGTAAAACGATTACGTCGTATACCTTCAAACAGGATTACTACTTCATGATGGGCGATAATCGTGATAATTCACTCGATTCTCGTTTCTGGGGTTTTGTTCCCGAAGATCACATCGTTGGTAAAGCTGTTTTTGTCTGGATGTCGCTTGATCCGAATCCGGCCAATATCTGGAATAAAATTCGCTGGAATCGACTGTTCCGCACGATCGATTAA
- the ung gene encoding uracil-DNA glycosylase: MNVSIAESWKIYLQAEFDKPYFVELAEFIRHEYSTQRVYPPGRLIFNAFDKCSFDNTRVVILGQDPYHGEGQANGLAFSVADGIAKPPSLINIFKEIQDDLGKPVPKSGNLERWASQGVMLLNSTLTVRAGQAGSHQGKGWETFTDSVIKLISDEKRNVVFMLWGAYAQKKGAVIDSKKHLVLKAKHPSPMAANYGGWFGTKHFSQANAYLESKGLAPIEW; the protein is encoded by the coding sequence ATGAACGTATCCATTGCCGAATCGTGGAAAATTTACCTGCAAGCTGAATTCGACAAACCTTATTTCGTTGAACTGGCTGAATTTATTCGGCACGAGTATAGTACACAACGAGTTTATCCACCCGGCCGCCTGATTTTCAATGCATTTGATAAATGTAGCTTCGACAACACCCGCGTTGTTATTCTTGGGCAAGATCCTTATCATGGCGAAGGCCAGGCGAACGGGCTTGCTTTTTCAGTAGCCGATGGGATTGCTAAACCGCCATCCTTAATTAATATTTTCAAAGAAATTCAGGACGATCTGGGCAAACCTGTACCCAAGTCGGGCAATCTTGAGCGCTGGGCCAGCCAGGGCGTTATGCTTCTCAATTCGACGCTTACCGTTCGAGCGGGGCAAGCCGGATCGCATCAGGGCAAAGGCTGGGAAACCTTTACGGATTCTGTGATCAAGCTTATTTCAGATGAAAAACGGAACGTTGTTTTTATGCTTTGGGGGGCTTATGCGCAAAAGAAAGGGGCCGTTATTGACAGCAAAAAACATTTAGTTCTGAAAGCGAAACACCCCTCGCCTATGGCAGCTAATTATGGTGGATGGTTCGGCACCAAGCATTTTAGTCAGGCTAACGCCTATCTGGAAAGTAAGGGATTAGCGCCAATAGAGTGGTAA
- a CDS encoding N-acetylmuramoyl-L-alanine amidase family protein — protein sequence MALLGAKYAHVTVKDQKLKGAVYYLVSGHGGPDPGALGLYGKNVLPEDEYAYDVTIRLARTLMEHGATTYMIVRDLNDGIRDANVLKLDHDEVTYPNQKIPLSQVSRLRQCTDAVNKLHRKHKEAYQRMVTIHVDSRSEGQNIDVFFYHHENSKVGKRLAKHIHKSFQSGYKRSQPNRNYLGTVSDRSSLYVVRNTHPPTVFIELGNIRNNKDQQRFLLADNRQALANWICTGLQTDYKTH from the coding sequence ATGGCATTATTAGGCGCAAAATATGCTCATGTGACTGTCAAAGATCAGAAGCTGAAAGGAGCTGTTTATTATCTTGTTTCGGGGCATGGTGGCCCAGATCCGGGCGCATTAGGCCTTTATGGGAAGAACGTGTTGCCCGAAGACGAATATGCCTATGACGTAACGATCCGTCTGGCCCGTACACTGATGGAGCACGGCGCAACTACGTACATGATTGTGCGAGACCTGAATGATGGCATCCGTGATGCAAACGTGTTGAAGCTGGACCATGACGAGGTTACTTATCCTAATCAGAAGATTCCGCTTAGTCAGGTTTCACGGTTGCGTCAGTGCACCGATGCCGTCAATAAATTGCATCGAAAACACAAAGAGGCTTACCAGCGCATGGTGACGATTCATGTCGATAGTCGGAGTGAAGGCCAGAACATCGATGTGTTTTTCTACCATCATGAAAACAGTAAAGTAGGCAAGCGATTGGCCAAACACATTCATAAAAGCTTTCAGTCGGGCTACAAACGCAGTCAACCAAATCGCAACTATTTAGGAACCGTATCGGACCGAAGCAGTTTATATGTAGTACGAAACACCCATCCACCTACCGTTTTTATTGAGTTGGGCAATATCCGTAACAATAAAGATCAACAACGCTTTTTACTGGCCGATAACCGGCAGGCTTTGGCGAACTGGATATGTACTGGTTTACAAACGGATTATAAAACGCATTGA
- a CDS encoding ParA family protein, whose product MGKVIAIANQKGGVGKTTTTINLAASLAALEFQTLIVDADPQANSTSGLGYNPKEIENSIYECMVEGVRPQDAIIQTDFPNLDLLPSHIDLVGAEIEMINLQNREDKMKTTLDAIRDEYDFIIIDCSPSLGLITINSLTAADSVIIPVQCEYFALEGLGKLLNTIKIIQSRLNTHLAIEGILLTMYDLRVRLSNQVVGEVTSHFQQMVFSTIIPRNIRLSESPSFGVPALAQDADSKGAVSYLNLAREILIKNGLMPQEA is encoded by the coding sequence ATGGGTAAAGTCATTGCTATCGCCAACCAAAAGGGGGGCGTCGGTAAAACTACGACAACGATCAATTTGGCCGCCAGTTTGGCCGCCCTTGAATTTCAGACGCTCATTGTTGATGCTGATCCACAGGCGAATTCCACGTCGGGGTTAGGTTACAATCCGAAAGAAATTGAGAACAGCATTTACGAATGTATGGTTGAGGGCGTACGCCCTCAGGATGCTATTATTCAGACGGACTTTCCGAACCTGGATTTATTGCCATCCCATATCGATCTGGTTGGTGCTGAGATCGAAATGATCAACCTTCAGAACCGGGAGGATAAGATGAAAACCACACTCGATGCTATTCGCGACGAGTACGACTTCATCATTATCGACTGCTCGCCTTCTTTGGGTCTCATTACGATTAACAGTCTGACTGCAGCTGATTCGGTTATTATTCCGGTTCAGTGCGAGTACTTTGCGCTTGAAGGATTGGGCAAACTGCTCAATACCATTAAGATCATTCAGTCGAGGCTGAACACGCATCTGGCTATCGAAGGCATTTTGCTAACGATGTATGATTTGCGCGTCCGGCTATCGAATCAGGTTGTTGGTGAAGTCACCAGCCATTTTCAGCAGATGGTATTTAGTACCATCATTCCGCGAAACATTCGGCTGAGCGAATCGCCCAGCTTTGGCGTTCCGGCTCTGGCGCAGGATGCCGACAGCAAAGGGGCCGTCAGTTACCTGAACCTGGCCCGAGAAATTCTGATTAAGAATGGCTTGATGCCTCAGGAAGCATAA
- the dapB gene encoding 4-hydroxy-tetrahydrodipicolinate reductase codes for MNILLLGYGKMGKTIEQIALERGHQIAGRIDADNQADLTNLEPDEVDVAIEFSSPESAVANITYCLERGWPVVCGTTGWLSHRGEIEALCQANKGAFFYASNYSIGVNLFFRLNKTLAQFMRNYPSYHVSMTEIHHTEKKDAPSGTAITLAEGVLERLPNKKHWVNNEPGKEPQPVGNDAIEIESLREGKVPGTHTVRYESDVDRIEITHVAHNRLGFAMGAVVAAEWLVGREGVFGMDDLLGMMNEK; via the coding sequence GTGAATATTCTTCTTCTTGGCTATGGCAAAATGGGTAAAACGATTGAGCAGATTGCGCTCGAACGGGGGCACCAGATTGCAGGCCGCATTGACGCCGATAACCAGGCCGATTTAACTAATCTTGAACCTGACGAGGTTGATGTTGCGATTGAATTTAGCTCGCCCGAGTCGGCCGTAGCGAACATAACCTATTGTCTGGAACGAGGATGGCCGGTAGTTTGCGGCACAACAGGCTGGCTCAGCCATCGGGGCGAAATTGAAGCGTTGTGCCAGGCTAATAAAGGCGCCTTCTTCTACGCATCAAACTACAGCATTGGTGTTAATCTATTTTTTCGGTTGAATAAAACCCTGGCTCAGTTTATGCGGAATTATCCATCGTACCACGTGTCGATGACCGAAATTCATCATACCGAAAAGAAAGACGCGCCAAGTGGAACGGCCATTACGCTGGCCGAAGGCGTACTTGAGCGTTTACCGAATAAAAAACATTGGGTAAATAATGAACCCGGTAAAGAACCCCAACCCGTAGGCAACGATGCGATTGAGATTGAGTCCTTGCGGGAAGGAAAAGTGCCCGGTACGCACACCGTTCGCTATGAATCGGATGTAGACCGGATTGAAATTACGCACGTAGCCCATAATCGATTAGGATTTGCGATGGGTGCTGTGGTTGCTGCAGAGTGGCTTGTAGGTCGGGAAGGTGTATTTGGTATGGATGATCTGTTGGGAATGATGAATGAAAAATGA
- a CDS encoding ParB/RepB/Spo0J family partition protein, with translation MENANTKAPNKKMMGLGRGLGALLHDSESIGRQSKPSPFETISTMTEISLSLIETNPFQPRTRFDEEALQELADSIRTQGIIQPITVRQLGKERYQLISGERRLQASKIVGLTHIPAYVRTANDQQMLEMALIENIQRENLNAIEIALSYQRLITECSLKQEELGERVGKNRTTVNNYIRLLKLPPVIQASLRDNRISMGHARAIINIENPDAQIRLFTRAVDEEWSVRKVEEAVRNLSEDSLELTATRRVTLPKQEMRSLQFKLSSLFGTRVSIKADEKHKGEIKIPFTSQEELTKILEVLNSQS, from the coding sequence ATGGAGAACGCAAATACCAAAGCACCAAATAAGAAGATGATGGGGTTGGGTCGTGGTTTAGGTGCCTTACTGCACGACAGCGAGTCGATCGGCAGACAATCGAAGCCGTCTCCATTTGAGACAATCAGTACGATGACTGAAATTAGTTTATCGCTGATTGAAACAAACCCTTTTCAGCCTCGTACCCGCTTCGATGAAGAAGCGCTGCAGGAACTGGCTGACTCCATTCGAACACAAGGTATTATTCAGCCTATCACGGTTCGCCAGTTAGGGAAAGAGCGCTATCAGCTTATTTCCGGCGAACGGCGTTTACAGGCGTCAAAGATTGTTGGGTTGACCCATATTCCGGCTTATGTTCGGACGGCGAATGACCAGCAAATGCTGGAAATGGCGCTGATTGAGAACATTCAGCGGGAAAATCTTAATGCTATTGAAATTGCCCTAAGCTATCAGCGACTCATTACCGAGTGTAGCCTAAAGCAGGAAGAACTGGGCGAGCGTGTCGGCAAAAACCGTACAACGGTTAATAACTACATCCGGCTGCTGAAATTACCTCCCGTCATTCAGGCATCCCTGCGCGACAATCGGATTTCAATGGGGCATGCTCGGGCTATTATTAATATTGAGAATCCTGATGCGCAAATTCGGCTCTTTACGAGAGCAGTTGATGAAGAATGGTCGGTGCGCAAGGTTGAGGAAGCCGTTCGGAACCTATCTGAAGATTCGCTCGAACTGACAGCTACCCGGCGTGTTACCTTGCCGAAACAGGAAATGCGCAGCCTTCAGTTTAAGCTATCATCGCTCTTCGGTACTCGCGTATCGATCAAAGCCGACGAGAAACATAAAGGCGAAATCAAGATTCCGTTTACTTCTCAGGAAGAATTGACTAAAATCCTGGAGGTGCTGAACTCGCAGAGTTGA
- a CDS encoding O-methyltransferase, translating to MITAYLHYLSRARDEHSLHSPFLFALYNEVIRAKRAPKALVEPIQSLRKELRKSRQLITIADFGAGSKINSSRQRTVGDIARNSQKSSRFGRLLFRLIQRFQAKNIVDLGTSLGITTAYLAEATKPFGGHVITFEGCPETAAIARQNFDRLGAHHVDIVVGNLDETLASSVASLAPIDFVFFDANHRYEPTVRYFETCLTNIHNDTVFVFDDIHWSAEMEQAWAYIKAHPRVIVTVDLFWVGLVFFRREQPKQDFILQF from the coding sequence TTGATTACCGCTTATCTTCATTATTTAAGTCGCGCCCGCGACGAACATTCGCTTCATTCTCCTTTTCTGTTTGCGTTGTACAATGAGGTCATTCGGGCTAAACGAGCTCCGAAGGCATTAGTTGAACCTATTCAGTCATTACGAAAAGAGCTGCGAAAGAGCCGACAACTAATTACAATTGCCGATTTCGGTGCTGGTTCCAAAATAAATTCGTCCCGACAACGTACTGTTGGCGATATTGCCCGCAATTCGCAGAAGTCAAGTCGCTTTGGTCGCTTGTTATTTCGGCTCATTCAGCGATTTCAGGCGAAGAATATTGTTGATCTAGGCACTTCACTGGGCATAACCACAGCCTATCTGGCCGAAGCCACCAAACCATTTGGGGGACATGTCATAACGTTTGAAGGATGCCCCGAAACGGCTGCTATTGCCCGTCAGAATTTTGACCGGTTAGGTGCTCACCATGTGGATATCGTTGTGGGTAACCTGGACGAAACCCTGGCTTCGTCAGTGGCTTCGCTTGCGCCGATCGATTTCGTTTTTTTTGATGCCAATCACCGCTACGAACCCACCGTTCGTTACTTCGAAACCTGCCTGACGAATATCCATAACGATACCGTATTTGTATTTGATGATATTCATTGGTCGGCAGAAATGGAGCAGGCATGGGCTTACATAAAAGCGCATCCAAGAGTTATCGTAACGGTCGATTTATTCTGGGTGGGTCTGGTTTTCTTTCGACGAGAGCAGCCGAAACAGGATTTTATCCTACAATTTTAA
- a CDS encoding DUF5683 domain-containing protein gives MKPFPSTFVVFLLLILTAYPLLAQNPAIKPAPTPAATDSTRQIRSASDTIPATIRRNGIKVGTSVLTPDDDSTSLDKPDTLRVTAKQEAQIHKIIPKKATLRSVMLPGLGQAYNRQYYKIPFIYAGYGVMGYLFFKYRGLAQEAAVGYGRLLFGDKVTNSSYATLDKIIAPDNHVTQPVYVNPIKPDKVLIGGQYFYTSAGAKNAYDTYRRYRDLNVLLSIVLYAVNIVEANVAAHLKTFDLTDDISMLVEPNVIPMPGTGLVPGVRVAFTFK, from the coding sequence ATGAAGCCATTTCCTTCCACATTTGTTGTTTTCCTGTTGTTGATATTGACGGCCTATCCGCTTTTGGCGCAGAATCCGGCTATCAAACCAGCGCCCACACCAGCCGCTACCGATTCGACTCGTCAAATTCGTTCAGCGAGTGATACTATTCCAGCTACGATACGAAGAAATGGAATTAAGGTTGGGACTTCAGTATTGACACCTGACGATGATTCTACGTCATTGGATAAGCCTGATACCCTGCGCGTAACCGCGAAACAGGAAGCTCAAATCCACAAAATCATCCCGAAAAAAGCGACGTTACGCTCTGTAATGCTACCGGGTCTGGGACAGGCTTATAATCGGCAGTATTATAAAATCCCATTCATTTACGCTGGTTATGGCGTAATGGGTTATCTGTTTTTTAAATACCGGGGATTGGCTCAAGAAGCCGCAGTAGGCTATGGTCGCTTACTTTTTGGCGATAAAGTAACCAATTCTTCTTACGCTACTTTAGATAAAATCATCGCTCCAGACAATCACGTAACACAGCCGGTTTATGTAAATCCCATCAAACCCGATAAAGTACTTATCGGCGGGCAGTACTTTTACACATCAGCGGGTGCCAAGAATGCGTACGACACCTATCGGCGTTACCGGGATTTAAATGTTCTTTTGTCTATAGTTTTGTACGCCGTAAACATTGTAGAAGCGAATGTGGCGGCTCACTTAAAGACTTTTGATTTAACTGACGACATCTCGATGCTCGTCGAACCCAATGTAATTCCCATGCCCGGAACTGGTTTGGTACCAGGGGTCAGGGTAGCTTTTACGTTTAAATAA